A genomic window from Brassica oleracea var. oleracea cultivar TO1000 chromosome C8, BOL, whole genome shotgun sequence includes:
- the LOC106310757 gene encoding cysteine-rich repeat secretory protein 15-like, giving the protein MRILFLFFFFFHSSSSSRTSSESRIFIYGGCSPEKYTPNTPFESNRDTFLSSVVTSSSEASFNSFAVGNDSSSSSSAAIFGLYQCRDDLPSSDCSKCIQNSVDQITLLCSYSFGASLQLQGCFLRYETYDFLGKQDTSLRYKKCSSKRVENDYDFFKRRDDVLSDLESTQLGYKVSQSGLVEGYAQCVGDLSPSDCTACLAEAVGKLKNLCGSAVAAEVYLAQCYAHYWGSGYYDFSPDPTNGDQVGKSIAIIVGVIAGFAILVILLSLCRNSMH; this is encoded by the exons ATGAGAATACTCTTTCTCTTCTTCTTCTTCTTCCACTCATCATCCTCCTCAAGAACTTCATCAGAATCTCGCATCTTCATCTACGGTGGATGTTCACCGGAAAAATACACACCAAACACTCCTTTTGAATCAAACCGCGACACTTTCCTCTCCTCCGTCGTTACTTCATCCTCCGAAGCCTCCTTCAATAGCTTCGCCGTCGGTAACGACTCTTCTTCCTCTTCCTCCGCCGCCATCTTCGGCCTTTATCAATGCCGTGACGATCTCCCATCCTCTGACTGCTCAAAATGTATCCAAAACTCCGTCGACCAAATCACTCTCCTTTGTTCCTACTCTTTCGGTGCTTCTCTTCAGCTCCAAGGCTGCTTCTTGCGTTACGAAACCTATGATTTTCTTGGGAAACAAGACACGAGTCTTAGGTACAAGAAGTGTAGTTCCAAGAGGGTAGAGAATGATTATGATTTCTTTAAACGAAGAGACGATGTGTTGTCGGATCTGGAGTCGACTCAACTAGGTTACAAAGTTAGCCAGTCCGGTTTAGTCGAAGGTTATGCTCAGTGTGTTGGTGACTTGAGTCCTAGTGACTGTACGGCTTGTCTTGCGGAAGCTGTTGGGAAGTTAAAGAATCTTTGTGGCTCAGCGGTTGCAGCTGAGGTTTACTTGGCTCAGTGCTATGCACATTATTGGGGTTCTGGTTACTACGACTTCTCTCCAG ATCCAACGAATGGAGATCAGGTGGGGAAATCAATTGCGATTATCGTAGGAGTCATTGCTGGATTCGCAATTCTTGTTATTCTCCTTTCCCTCTGCAGAAACTCCATGC ATTGA